The following coding sequences are from one Nicotiana tomentosiformis chromosome 3, ASM39032v3, whole genome shotgun sequence window:
- the LOC104117031 gene encoding zinc finger CCCH domain-containing protein 48, whose product MDMDGSKRIFQRLGPHSQGGDNNSNKQQKVCFHWRAGRCNRFPCPFLHRELPAPPHQQQQQQHNGMPSSSSKRPHAFSSDYDNRGSAGGGGMRRNPNFNNTWGRTAAGGGAVVRKMEKVCNYWVKGNCTYGNTCRFLHSWTTGDCFTLLTQLEGHQKVVAGIALPSGSDKLYSGSTDKTVRVWDCQSGQCAGVVNFDGEVGCMLSEGPWIFVGLTNLVKAWNTQTGTDLSLDGPVGQVYALVVGNDMLLAGTEDGILAWKYNGSTNCFEPAAQLKEHTHHVVSLVVGANRLYSGSMDNSIRVWNLETMQCLQILTGHTSVVMSVLCWDQFLLSCSLDQTIKVWAANESGNLEATYTHQEEKGVLALCGMHDSEAKPVLLCSCNDKTIRVYDLPSFSERGKIFSKEVVRRIEIGPGGLFFTGDESGQLRVWKWLTESSSTA is encoded by the exons ATGGATATGGATGGAAGCAAGCGCATTTTCCAACGGTTGGGTCCTCATTCACAAGGAGGGGACAACAACAGTAACAAACAGCAAAAAGTTTGTTTCCATTGGAGGGCAGGAAGGTGCAACAGATTTCCATGTCCTTTTTTACACAGAGAATTACCGGCACCGCCACATCAGCAGCAACAGCAGCAGCATAATGGGATGCCGTCATCTTCATCGAAGCGGCCTCATGCTTTCTCTTCGGATTATGATAATCGAGGCAGTGCAGGCGGAGGAGGAATGCGTAGGAATCCGAATTTCAACAATACATGGGGGAGAACTGCTGCTGGTGGAGGTGCAGTTGTGAGGAAGATGGAGAAAGTTTGTAATTATTGGGTAAAAGGGAACTGTACATATGGTAATACTTGTAGGTTTTTGCATTCTTGGACTACTGGCGATTGCTTTACTTTGTTGACCCAACTCGAAGGCCACCAAAAG GTTGTTGCAGGGATTGCTTTGCCATCAGGCTCGGATAAGCTTTATTCAGGGAGTACGGACAAGACCGTAAGAGTGTGGGATTGCCAGTCTGGACAG TGTGCAGGAGTTGTCAACTTTGATGGTGAAGTAGGTTGTATGCTTAGTGAAGGACCATGGATTTTTGTTGGTTTAACTAATCTCGTCAAG GCATGGAATACTCAAACAGGAACTGACCTCAGTCTTGATGGGCCAGTTGGACAAGTCTATGCTCTTGTCGTTGGCAATGATATGCTCCTAGCTGGTACGGAG GATGGGATATTAGCATGGAAATATAATGGGAGCACCAACTGTTTTGAACCAGCTGCACAATTGAAAGAACACACCCATCATGTGGTATCACTGGTTGTTGGAGCCAACAGACTATATTCTGGTTCCATGGACAATTCAATAAGA GTATGGAACCTTGAAACTATGCAGTGTCTACAGATCTTGACAGGTCATACAAGTGTTGTTATGTCTGTTCTATGCTGGGATCAGTTTCTTTTATCATGTTCATTGGACCAAACAATAAAG GTCTGGGCTGCTAACGAGAGTGGGAACTTGGAGGCTACGTATACTCACCAAGAGGAAAAG GGTGTGCTAGCTCTCTGTGGCATGCATGATTCAGAAGCAAAGCCTGTATTGCTTTGCTCTTGCAATGACAAAACAATTCGCGTCTATGATTTGCCATC CTTTTCCGAGAGGGGGAAAATATTCTCGAAGGAGGTCGTTCGTCGAATCGAGATCGGTCCTGGTGGTTTATTTTTTACCGGTGATGAATCAGGTCAACTTAGAGTCTGGAAGTGGTTAACTGAATCCAGCAGTACAGCTTGA